One part of the Leucobacter triazinivorans genome encodes these proteins:
- a CDS encoding FtsB family cell division protein, with the protein MTDRNGTVRRWAEDLGAWASSLRFSGFTALVVVLVLAGALIVSPSISTYVQQRREIAELRESVRQHQDAVNEIDAERAKWKDPVYVRSQARDRLFYVMPGETQLNVIDDVVLPAESDEETSAELSRIESTWAQGLASSFLSAGLTDATPEELGGADPDAAPEDPAESTDQQPGG; encoded by the coding sequence ATGACGGACAGGAACGGCACGGTACGGCGCTGGGCCGAAGACCTGGGCGCGTGGGCCTCGAGCCTGCGCTTCAGCGGCTTCACCGCGCTGGTCGTGGTGCTCGTGCTCGCCGGCGCGTTGATCGTGAGCCCGAGCATCTCCACCTACGTGCAGCAGCGCCGTGAGATCGCGGAACTCCGCGAGAGCGTGCGGCAGCATCAGGACGCGGTGAATGAGATCGACGCCGAGCGCGCGAAGTGGAAGGATCCCGTCTACGTGCGCTCCCAGGCGCGGGATCGCCTCTTCTACGTGATGCCGGGGGAGACCCAGCTGAACGTGATCGACGATGTCGTGCTGCCCGCCGAATCCGATGAGGAGACCAGCGCCGAGCTCTCGCGCATCGAGAGCACTTGGGCGCAGGGGCTCGCGTCATCGTTCCTGAGCGCGGGGCTGACCGACGCGACGCCCGAGGAGCTCGGCGGCGCCGATCCCGACGCCGCGC